In Halomonas alkalicola, the following proteins share a genomic window:
- the rnk gene encoding nucleoside diphosphate kinase regulator has translation MSPRPPIIINRLDAERLQRLIDEASDKDLFVAEALEEELERGEVVDPEEIPEDVVSMNSRIQFTDLTRNRQMIRTLVYPHALATTEDGISVMAPVGAGLIGLRIGDVIDWPLPDGHEVQLRVDAIFWQPEREKQFHR, from the coding sequence ATGTCACCCCGCCCCCCCATCATCATCAATCGCCTCGATGCCGAGCGCCTGCAGCGCCTGATCGACGAGGCCAGCGACAAGGATCTGTTCGTTGCCGAGGCCCTCGAGGAGGAGCTCGAGCGCGGTGAGGTCGTCGATCCCGAGGAGATCCCCGAGGACGTGGTCAGCATGAACAGTCGGATCCAGTTCACCGACCTGACCCGCAACCGCCAGATGATCCGCACCCTGGTCTACCCCCACGCCCTGGCCACCACGGAAGATGGCATCTCGGTCATGGCGCCGGTGGGTGCCGGGCTGATCGGGCTGCGCATCGGCGATGTGATCGACTGGCCGCTGCCGGATGGTCACGAGGTACAGCTGCGCGTCGATGCCATCTTCTGGCAGCCGGAGCGCGAGAAGCAGTTCCACCGCTGA